The proteins below are encoded in one region of Rhizobacter sp.:
- the leuC gene encoding 3-isopropylmalate dehydratase large subunit yields the protein MGRTLYDKIWDEHVVHTEEDGTAVLYIDRHLVHEVTSPQAFEGLDLANRKVWRISANLAVSDHNVPTTDRSHGIADPISRLQVDTLDKNCDRVGITQFKMNDKRQGIVHVIGPEQGATLPGMTVVCGDSHTSTHGAFGALAHGIGTSEVEHVLATQTLLARKAKNLLIKVDGSLPKGCGAKDIVLAIIGKIGTAGGTGYTIEFAGSAIRALSMEGRMTVCNMAIEAGARAGLIAVDDTTINYAQGRPFSPTGVVLEQAIAYWRTLHSDADAQFDRVVELDASEIRPQVTWGTSPEMVLSIEDRVPDPDREKDANKRGAMERALTYMALEPNKPISDIRIDKVFIGSCTNSRIEDMREAAAVVKRLGKRIASNVKLALVVPGSGLVKEQAEKEGLDKVFTSAGFEWREPGCSMCLAMNADRLEPGERCASTSNRNFEGRQGAGGRTHLVSPAMAAAAAIEGHFVDVRRIA from the coding sequence ATGGGACGCACGCTGTACGACAAGATCTGGGACGAACACGTCGTCCACACCGAGGAAGACGGCACCGCCGTCCTCTACATCGACCGCCACCTCGTCCATGAAGTGACGAGCCCGCAGGCGTTCGAGGGCCTGGACCTGGCGAACCGCAAGGTCTGGCGCATCTCGGCCAACCTGGCGGTCAGCGACCACAACGTGCCGACCACCGACCGTTCGCACGGCATCGCCGACCCGATCTCTCGCCTGCAGGTCGACACGCTCGACAAGAACTGCGACCGCGTCGGCATCACGCAGTTCAAGATGAACGACAAGCGCCAGGGCATCGTGCACGTGATCGGCCCGGAGCAGGGCGCCACGCTGCCCGGCATGACGGTCGTCTGCGGCGACTCGCACACCTCCACCCATGGCGCTTTCGGCGCACTGGCGCATGGCATCGGCACCAGCGAGGTCGAGCATGTGCTGGCCACGCAGACGCTGCTGGCGCGCAAGGCCAAGAACCTGCTGATCAAGGTCGATGGTTCCTTGCCCAAGGGCTGTGGCGCGAAGGACATCGTGCTCGCCATCATCGGCAAGATCGGCACAGCCGGTGGCACCGGCTACACCATCGAGTTCGCCGGCTCGGCGATCCGTGCGCTGAGCATGGAGGGCCGCATGACGGTGTGCAACATGGCGATCGAGGCGGGCGCACGCGCCGGCCTGATCGCGGTCGACGACACGACCATCAACTACGCGCAGGGCCGCCCGTTCTCGCCGACCGGCGTGGTGCTGGAGCAGGCCATCGCCTACTGGCGCACGCTGCATTCCGATGCCGATGCGCAGTTCGACCGTGTGGTCGAGCTTGACGCCAGCGAGATCCGCCCGCAGGTCACCTGGGGCACCTCGCCCGAGATGGTGCTGTCCATCGAAGATCGCGTGCCCGATCCGGACCGCGAGAAGGATGCGAACAAGCGCGGCGCGATGGAACGTGCGCTGACCTACATGGCGCTCGAGCCCAACAAGCCCATCAGTGACATCCGCATCGACAAGGTCTTCATCGGCTCGTGCACCAACTCGCGCATCGAAGACATGCGCGAGGCGGCTGCCGTGGTGAAGCGCCTGGGCAAGCGCATTGCGTCGAACGTGAAGCTGGCGCTGGTGGTGCCGGGCTCCGGGCTCGTGAAGGAGCAGGCAGAGAAGGAAGGCTTGGACAAGGTCTTCACCTCGGCTGGTTTCGAATGGCGCGAGCCGGGATGCTCGATGTGCCTGGCGATGAACGCCGACCGGCTGGAGCCGGGCGAGCGTTGTGCGTCCACCTCCAACCGCAACTTCGAAGGGCGCCAGGGGGCAGGGGGGCGCACCCACCTCGTGAGCCCGGCGATGGCCGCAGCCGCCGCCATCGAAGGCCACTTCGTCGACGTGCGTCGCATCGCCTGA
- the leuD gene encoding 3-isopropylmalate dehydratase small subunit produces MQAFKLHKGLVAPLDRENVDTDAIIPKQFLKSIKKSGFGPNLFDEWRYLDHGEPGQDPSTRKPNPDFVLNQPRYKGASILLTRQNFGCGSSREHAPWALDQYGFRAILAPSYADIFFNNSFKNGLLPIVLPESAINQLFDEVNAFVGYQLTIDLERQVVAKPDGAEIPFEIASFRKYCLINGFDDIGLTLRHADKIKAYEAERLLTKPWLAKTI; encoded by the coding sequence ATGCAAGCCTTCAAGCTCCACAAGGGTCTGGTCGCGCCGCTCGACCGCGAAAACGTCGACACCGACGCGATCATTCCGAAGCAGTTCCTGAAGTCGATCAAGAAGTCGGGCTTCGGCCCGAACCTGTTTGACGAATGGCGTTACCTCGACCACGGCGAGCCGGGACAAGACCCGTCCACGCGCAAGCCCAACCCCGACTTCGTGCTCAACCAGCCGCGCTACAAGGGCGCCTCGATCCTGTTGACGCGCCAGAACTTCGGTTGTGGCTCGTCGCGCGAGCACGCGCCGTGGGCGCTCGACCAGTACGGCTTCCGCGCCATCCTCGCGCCGAGCTACGCCGACATCTTCTTCAACAACAGCTTCAAGAATGGCCTGCTGCCGATCGTCTTGCCCGAGTCGGCGATCAACCAGCTCTTCGACGAGGTGAACGCCTTCGTCGGCTACCAGCTGACGATCGACCTGGAGCGCCAGGTCGTGGCCAAGCCCGATGGGGCTGAAATCCCGTTCGAGATCGCGTCGTTCCGCAAGTACTGCCTCATCAACGGCTTCGACGACATCGGCCTCACGCTGCGCCATGCCGACAAGATCAAGGCCTACGAGGCCGAGCGCCTGCTGACCAAGCCTTGGCTCGCCAAGACCATCTGA
- the leuB gene encoding 3-isopropylmalate dehydrogenase — protein sequence MKIAILPGDGIGTEIVAEALKALACLDLKFEMEEAKVGGAAYEAHGHPLPEHTLKLAKEADAVLFGAVGDWKYDKLDRPLRPEQAILGLRKNLELFANFRPAICYEELTHASSLKPEIVAGLDILIIRELTGDIYFGQPRGRRQSPDGAFKGADEAFDTMRYSRPEIERIAHVAFQAARKRNKKVLSVDKANVLETFQFWRDVVTEVHAQYPDVELEHMYVDNAAMQLVKQPKRLDVIVTGNMFGDILSDEAAMLTGSIGMLPSASLNAKNQGLYEPSHGSAPDIAGKGIANPLATILSAAMMLRFSLNQEKAAQRIEAAVKAVLAKGLRTADIYSAGTTKVGTKEMGDAVVAQLKAQG from the coding sequence ATGAAGATCGCGATCCTGCCCGGCGACGGCATCGGTACCGAAATCGTGGCCGAGGCCCTGAAGGCGCTCGCCTGCCTCGACCTGAAGTTCGAGATGGAAGAGGCCAAGGTCGGCGGTGCCGCCTACGAGGCGCACGGCCACCCGCTGCCCGAGCACACGCTGAAGCTCGCCAAGGAAGCCGACGCGGTGTTGTTCGGTGCCGTGGGCGACTGGAAGTACGACAAGCTCGACCGCCCGCTGCGCCCCGAGCAGGCCATCCTGGGCCTGCGCAAGAACCTCGAGCTCTTCGCCAACTTCCGCCCGGCGATCTGCTACGAAGAGCTGACGCACGCGTCGTCGCTCAAGCCCGAGATCGTCGCGGGCCTCGACATCCTCATCATCCGCGAACTGACCGGCGACATCTATTTCGGACAGCCGCGCGGCCGTCGCCAATCGCCCGATGGCGCGTTCAAGGGTGCCGACGAAGCCTTCGACACCATGCGCTACTCGCGCCCGGAGATCGAGCGCATCGCGCACGTCGCTTTCCAGGCCGCACGCAAGCGCAACAAGAAGGTGCTGAGCGTCGACAAGGCCAACGTGCTGGAGACCTTCCAGTTCTGGCGCGACGTGGTGACCGAGGTGCACGCCCAGTACCCCGACGTGGAGCTGGAGCACATGTACGTCGACAACGCGGCGATGCAGCTCGTGAAGCAGCCGAAGCGGCTCGACGTGATCGTCACCGGCAACATGTTCGGCGACATCCTGAGTGACGAGGCCGCGATGCTGACGGGTTCGATCGGCATGCTGCCGTCGGCCTCGCTCAACGCGAAGAACCAGGGCCTCTACGAGCCGAGCCACGGCTCCGCGCCTGACATTGCGGGGAAGGGCATCGCCAACCCGCTCGCCACGATCTTGTCGGCCGCGATGATGCTGCGCTTCAGCCTGAACCAGGAGAAGGCGGCCCAGCGCATCGAGGCTGCCGTCAAGGCGGTGCTGGCGAAAGGCCTGCGCACCGCCGATATTTACAGCGCCGGGACCACGAAGGTCGGCACAAAGGAGATGGGCGACGCTGTGGTCGCCCAGCTGAAAGCGCAAGGCTGA
- a CDS encoding succinate dehydrogenase iron-sulfur subunit codes for MTKRTFQIYRYDPDTDAKPRMQTIEVELDGSERMLLDALMKLKAVDPSLSFRRSCREGVCGSDAMNINGKNGLACLTNMRTLPDVVVLKPLPGLPVIRDLIVDMTQFFTQYNSIKPYLVNDTMPPEKERLQSPEEREELNGLYECILCASCSTSCPSFWWNPDKFVGPAGLLQAYRFIADSRDQATGERLDNLEDPYRLFRCHTIMNCVDVCPKGLNPTKAIGKIKELMVRRTV; via the coding sequence ATGACGAAGAGAACTTTCCAGATCTACCGCTACGACCCCGACACCGACGCGAAGCCGCGCATGCAGACGATCGAGGTCGAACTCGACGGCTCCGAGCGCATGCTGCTCGACGCGCTGATGAAGCTGAAGGCGGTCGACCCGTCCTTGAGCTTCCGCCGCTCGTGCCGCGAAGGCGTGTGCGGCTCGGACGCCATGAACATCAACGGCAAGAACGGCCTGGCCTGCCTGACGAACATGCGCACGCTGCCGGATGTCGTCGTCCTGAAGCCGCTGCCCGGCCTGCCGGTCATCCGCGACCTGATCGTGGACATGACGCAGTTCTTCACCCAGTACAACTCGATCAAGCCGTACCTGGTGAACGACACCATGCCGCCCGAGAAGGAGCGCCTGCAGTCGCCCGAAGAGCGCGAAGAGCTCAATGGCCTGTATGAGTGCATCCTGTGCGCGAGTTGCTCGACGAGCTGCCCGAGCTTCTGGTGGAACCCTGACAAGTTCGTCGGCCCGGCCGGTCTCCTGCAGGCCTACCGTTTCATCGCCGACAGCCGCGACCAGGCCACTGGCGAGCGCCTCGACAACCTCGAGGACCCCTACCGCCTGTTCCGCTGCCACACCATCATGAACTGCGTCGACGTCTGCCCGAAGGGCCTGAACCCGACGAAGGCCATCGGCAAGATCAAGGAATTGATGGTCCGCCGGACTGTCTAA
- the gltA gene encoding citrate (Si)-synthase — MTPSDVKATLSFSDGSPAMDLPVYKGTVGPDVIDIRKLYAQTGKFTYDPGFLSTASCQSNITYIDGDKGELLYRGYPIEQLATNCDYLETCYLLLKGELPNAGQKDDFVKTVTRHTMVNEQMQFFLRGFRRDAHPMAVMTGLVGALSAFYHDSTDINNPQHREIAAIRLIAKMPTLVAMAYKYGIGQPYIYPRNDLSYAGNFMRMMFATPCEEYEPNDVLVRAMDRIFILHADHEQNASTSTVRLCGSSGTNPFAAIAAGVACLWGPAHGGANEAALNMLEDVQKMGGVEKIGEFIKQVKDKNSNVKLMGFGHRVYKNYDPRAKLMRETCHEVLGALGLQNDPLFKLAMALEKIALEDEYFVARKLYPNVDFYSGIVQRAIGIPVSLFTAIFALARTVGWIAQLNEMISDPEYKIGRPRQLFAGATARDVKPIAQRA; from the coding sequence ATGACCCCCTCCGACGTGAAAGCCACCCTGTCGTTCTCGGACGGCAGCCCCGCCATGGACCTGCCCGTCTACAAGGGCACCGTGGGCCCGGATGTGATCGACATCCGCAAGCTTTACGCCCAGACCGGCAAGTTCACCTACGACCCGGGCTTCCTGTCGACGGCTTCCTGCCAGTCGAACATCACCTACATCGACGGCGACAAGGGCGAACTGCTGTACCGCGGCTACCCCATCGAGCAGCTGGCCACCAACTGCGACTACCTCGAAACCTGCTACCTGCTGCTGAAGGGCGAGCTGCCCAACGCCGGCCAGAAAGACGACTTCGTGAAGACGGTCACCCGCCACACGATGGTCAACGAGCAGATGCAGTTTTTCCTGCGCGGCTTCCGCCGCGACGCGCACCCGATGGCCGTGATGACGGGCCTGGTGGGCGCGCTGTCGGCCTTCTATCACGACAGCACCGACATCAATAACCCGCAGCACCGCGAGATCGCGGCGATCCGCCTGATCGCCAAGATGCCGACGCTCGTGGCCATGGCCTACAAGTACGGCATCGGCCAGCCCTACATCTACCCGCGCAACGACCTCTCCTACGCCGGCAACTTCATGCGCATGATGTTCGCCACCCCGTGCGAAGAGTACGAGCCGAACGACGTGCTGGTGCGCGCGATGGACCGCATCTTCATCCTGCACGCCGACCACGAGCAGAACGCCTCCACCTCGACCGTGCGCCTGTGCGGCTCGTCGGGCACCAACCCGTTCGCCGCCATCGCTGCCGGCGTGGCCTGCCTCTGGGGCCCGGCCCACGGTGGCGCCAACGAAGCGGCGCTCAACATGCTGGAAGACGTCCAGAAGATGGGCGGCGTCGAGAAGATCGGCGAGTTCATCAAGCAGGTGAAGGACAAGAACTCCAACGTCAAGCTGATGGGCTTCGGCCACCGCGTCTACAAGAACTACGACCCGCGCGCCAAGCTGATGCGCGAGACCTGCCACGAAGTGCTGGGCGCTCTGGGCCTGCAGAATGACCCGCTGTTCAAGCTGGCCATGGCGCTCGAAAAGATCGCGCTGGAAGACGAATACTTCGTCGCCCGCAAGCTCTACCCGAACGTCGATTTCTACTCGGGCATCGTGCAGCGCGCGATTGGCATCCCGGTGAGCCTCTTCACCGCGATCTTCGCGCTCGCCCGCACGGTCGGCTGGATCGCCCAGCTCAACGAGATGATCTCGGACCCCGAGTACAAGATCGGTCGCCCGCGCCAGCTATTCGCCGGTGCGACCGCGCGCGACGTCAAACCCATTGCACAACGCGCCTAA
- a CDS encoding succinate dehydrogenase assembly factor 2, with amino-acid sequence MQTLIDERALSKLRWRCRRGLLENDLFVERFFKRQGTAITEGQAQGLLALMDLSDNDLLDLLLARKEPEGELQRDEVFEVLRLMRTGHH; translated from the coding sequence ATGCAGACCCTGATCGACGAACGGGCCCTCTCCAAGCTGCGCTGGCGCTGCCGCCGCGGCTTGCTGGAGAACGACCTCTTCGTCGAGCGCTTCTTCAAGCGCCAGGGAACGGCCATCACCGAAGGGCAGGCCCAAGGCTTGCTCGCGCTGATGGACCTGTCGGACAACGACTTGCTGGACCTGCTGCTGGCCCGCAAGGAGCCCGAAGGCGAGTTGCAGCGAGATGAAGTATTCGAAGTGCTCAGGCTGATGCGCACCGGTCACCACTGA
- a CDS encoding LysM peptidoglycan-binding domain-containing protein, producing the protein MCLIASNAQALGLGRLNVQSALGETLKAEIEVTSLTPEEASNFNVRVAPPESYRAAGVDYNSVLPGTQVVLERRPDGRSMLKLSSDRAVQEPFVDVILEITWSTGRLVREYTLLLDPPSTRVAAAPVPPAAPTTAPIITPAPAAPAAAPAPSSEPVRRTSPTPRATAPAPSSEPAEPRKPAVTRAPSVAPAGDAMGADEYKVKPGDTLSRIAGRTQRPGVSLDQMLASLYQANPDAFVNSNMNRLKSGVVLSVPSADSAKAITPAEARQMIQAQSADFGTYRQRLASAAPAAPADAPSRQAGGKVQSSVEDRKASAAPTPDKLTLSKGTAGKASGPEDRLSKEREKKDANARVAELSKNVEELKKLSSASAAAGGKAPAPAVTAQAPAVKPPVALPTPPVAPAKPVAPPPPPPPPPPPPPPPPPPPPPPPPPPPPVAPPPPAPAPAPAVVAAPASAPEVAASAPAVMAAASAASVAAASAPMVAASRPAPRPPVAAPAAEPQGLFASLLEDNPLVLAAGAALIALLAGFGIYRFTKRAKKDSGETSFLESRLQPDSFFGASGGQRIDTRDAGGASSSMSYSLSQLDAIGDVDPVAEADVYLAYGRDLQAEEILKEAMRASPERLAIRTKLLEVYAKRRDTKGFELLATQLYGLTGGQGEDWAKAQEIGLQIDPENPLYQPGGKPAAVEGEGRPSAELLGASTMPQSVLPSPSEFGASGNSGSGFDTTGGGGLDLDLDLDLGGAAEAAPAPAARLDERTQPVQVPPPPPPVAAPAFDAMSFNLPPVPAPPPAAPASQSMDFDLGNISLDLGDDSTVAQPKATQPAGDDFGTIDLGEPADDGADPIARKLELAEEFRQIGDMEGARDLLQEVVAKSSGATKNRAQAMLNELG; encoded by the coding sequence ATGTGCCTCATTGCCTCGAACGCGCAAGCGCTCGGCCTGGGGCGCCTGAACGTGCAGTCGGCGTTGGGCGAAACCCTGAAGGCCGAGATCGAGGTGACGAGCCTCACGCCCGAGGAAGCGTCGAACTTCAACGTTCGTGTGGCGCCGCCCGAGTCGTACCGCGCTGCAGGCGTCGACTACAACTCGGTGTTGCCGGGTACGCAAGTCGTGCTCGAGCGGCGTCCCGATGGGCGCTCGATGCTCAAGCTGTCGAGCGACCGGGCCGTGCAAGAGCCCTTCGTGGACGTGATCCTCGAGATCACCTGGTCCACCGGCCGCCTGGTGCGCGAATACACGCTGCTGCTGGACCCGCCGTCGACCCGCGTTGCCGCAGCGCCGGTGCCCCCGGCCGCTCCGACGACGGCCCCCATCATCACGCCGGCTCCGGCGGCGCCTGCTGCTGCGCCTGCGCCGTCGTCCGAGCCGGTGCGCCGCACCTCACCGACGCCGCGTGCCACGGCGCCGGCTCCGTCGTCCGAGCCCGCTGAGCCCCGCAAACCCGCTGTCACGCGCGCCCCATCCGTGGCTCCGGCGGGTGACGCCATGGGGGCGGACGAATACAAGGTGAAGCCGGGCGACACACTGTCGCGCATTGCCGGGCGCACCCAACGGCCCGGCGTCTCGCTCGACCAGATGCTGGCTTCGCTGTACCAGGCCAACCCCGACGCGTTCGTCAACAGCAACATGAACCGCCTGAAGTCGGGCGTGGTGCTGAGCGTGCCGTCGGCCGACAGTGCCAAGGCCATCACGCCGGCTGAAGCTCGCCAGATGATCCAGGCGCAGAGCGCCGATTTCGGCACCTACCGCCAGCGCCTGGCCTCGGCGGCGCCTGCCGCGCCGGCCGACGCACCGTCGCGTCAAGCGGGCGGCAAGGTGCAGTCGTCGGTTGAAGACCGCAAGGCATCGGCCGCGCCCACGCCGGACAAGCTCACGCTGAGCAAGGGCACGGCGGGCAAGGCGTCGGGCCCGGAAGATCGCCTCTCGAAGGAGCGCGAGAAGAAGGATGCCAACGCCCGCGTGGCCGAGCTGTCGAAGAACGTCGAGGAACTGAAGAAGCTGTCGAGCGCTTCGGCTGCAGCGGGCGGCAAGGCCCCTGCGCCGGCTGTCACGGCGCAAGCACCAGCGGTGAAGCCGCCGGTGGCCCTGCCAACCCCTCCGGTTGCGCCTGCCAAGCCGGTTGCGCCGCCGCCTCCTCCCCCGCCACCACCACCGCCTCCCCCGCCGCCGCCTCCTCCTCCGCCGCCGCCGCCGCCGCCTCCTCCTCCGGTCGCACCGCCGCCGCCCGCGCCGGCTCCTGCTCCCGCGGTGGTCGCTGCGCCAGCCTCTGCGCCGGAAGTTGCGGCGTCCGCACCGGCTGTGATGGCCGCGGCGTCCGCCGCCAGCGTGGCGGCAGCCAGCGCGCCGATGGTGGCTGCGTCTCGCCCCGCGCCGCGCCCCCCAGTGGCGGCCCCGGCTGCCGAGCCTCAGGGGCTGTTCGCCTCGCTGCTCGAAGACAACCCGCTGGTGCTGGCCGCCGGTGCGGCGCTGATCGCGCTGCTGGCAGGCTTTGGCATCTACCGCTTCACCAAGCGCGCGAAGAAGGACAGCGGCGAGACCTCGTTCCTCGAGAGCCGTCTGCAGCCTGATTCGTTCTTCGGTGCCAGCGGCGGCCAGCGCATCGACACCCGCGATGCGGGCGGTGCATCGTCGTCGATGAGCTACTCGCTGAGCCAGCTCGACGCCATCGGTGACGTGGACCCGGTCGCCGAAGCCGACGTCTACCTCGCCTATGGCCGCGACCTGCAAGCCGAGGAAATCCTGAAGGAGGCGATGCGCGCGAGCCCCGAGCGTCTGGCCATCCGCACCAAGCTGCTGGAGGTCTATGCCAAGCGCCGCGACACCAAGGGCTTCGAGCTCCTGGCCACGCAGCTCTACGGTTTGACCGGCGGCCAAGGTGAAGACTGGGCAAAGGCCCAGGAAATCGGCCTGCAGATCGACCCCGAGAATCCGCTCTACCAGCCGGGTGGCAAACCCGCCGCGGTGGAAGGTGAAGGCCGTCCGTCGGCCGAGCTGCTGGGTGCGAGCACGATGCCGCAGTCGGTGCTGCCATCGCCGTCGGAGTTCGGTGCCAGCGGCAATTCGGGCAGCGGGTTCGACACCACGGGTGGTGGCGGGCTCGACCTCGATCTCGACCTCGACCTGGGTGGCGCCGCCGAGGCAGCTCCCGCGCCGGCCGCGCGCCTCGATGAACGCACGCAGCCTGTGCAGGTGCCTCCCCCGCCACCGCCAGTGGCCGCGCCGGCCTTCGACGCCATGAGCTTCAACCTGCCGCCGGTGCCGGCGCCACCTCCGGCTGCTCCGGCTTCGCAATCGATGGACTTCGATCTCGGCAACATCTCGCTCGACCTGGGTGACGACAGCACCGTCGCCCAGCCCAAGGCCACGCAGCCGGCGGGCGACGATTTCGGCACCATCGACCTCGGCGAACCCGCCGACGATGGCGCCGACCCGATCGCTCGCAAGCTCGAGCTGGCCGAGGAGTTCCGCCAGATCGGCGACATGGAAGGCGCACGCGACCTGCTGCAGGAAGTGGTGGCCAAGTCCAGCGGCGCGACGAAGAACCGCGCGCAGGCCATGCTCAACGAGCTGGGTTGA
- the asd gene encoding aspartate-semialdehyde dehydrogenase: MATRLVGLVGWRGMVGSVLMDRMQAENDFALIEPVFFSTSNVGGKAPAQAKNETTLQDGFNIDALKRCEIIITAQGGDYTTEVYPKLRAAGWNGHWIDAASTLRMKDDAVIILDPVNMPVIKNALAKGGKNWIGGNCTVSCMLMGVGALYKAGLVEWMSTQTYQAASGGGAQHMRELLTQYGTLNAEVKALLDDPKSAILEIDRKVIAKQRSLTEAETANFGVPLGGSLIPWIDKDLGNGMSKEEWKGMAETNKIMGMGDGFGTPAVPVDGFCVRVGAMRCHSQALTFKLKKDVPLADVEAMIRNDNAWVKFVPNTKEDTLRDLTPVAVTGTMTIPVGRVRKLAMGPEYLGAFTIGDQLLWGAAEPLRRMLRILLDA, translated from the coding sequence ATGGCTACGAGATTGGTCGGCCTGGTGGGCTGGCGAGGCATGGTGGGTTCGGTCCTGATGGACCGCATGCAGGCAGAGAACGACTTTGCACTGATCGAGCCGGTGTTCTTCAGCACCAGCAACGTCGGCGGCAAGGCGCCCGCACAAGCGAAGAACGAGACCACGCTGCAAGACGGCTTCAACATCGACGCGCTCAAGCGCTGCGAGATCATCATCACCGCCCAGGGCGGTGACTACACCACCGAGGTCTACCCGAAGCTGCGTGCGGCCGGCTGGAACGGCCACTGGATCGATGCGGCGTCGACGCTGCGCATGAAGGATGACGCGGTCATCATCCTCGACCCGGTCAACATGCCGGTGATCAAGAACGCGCTCGCCAAGGGCGGCAAGAACTGGATCGGCGGCAACTGCACCGTGAGCTGCATGCTGATGGGCGTGGGCGCGCTGTACAAGGCCGGCCTCGTCGAGTGGATGAGCACGCAGACCTATCAAGCGGCGTCGGGTGGCGGTGCGCAACACATGCGCGAGCTGCTCACGCAATACGGCACGCTCAACGCCGAAGTGAAGGCCTTGCTCGACGATCCGAAGAGCGCCATCCTCGAGATCGACCGCAAGGTCATCGCCAAGCAGCGCAGCCTCACCGAGGCGGAGACGGCCAACTTCGGCGTGCCGCTGGGCGGTAGCCTGATCCCCTGGATCGACAAGGACCTGGGCAATGGCATGTCCAAGGAAGAGTGGAAGGGCATGGCCGAGACCAACAAGATCATGGGCATGGGCGACGGCTTCGGCACGCCCGCCGTGCCGGTCGACGGTTTCTGCGTGCGCGTGGGCGCGATGCGCTGCCACAGCCAGGCGCTGACCTTCAAGCTCAAGAAGGACGTGCCGTTGGCTGACGTCGAAGCGATGATTCGCAACGACAACGCCTGGGTGAAGTTCGTGCCGAACACCAAGGAAGACACCCTGCGTGACCTCACGCCGGTGGCGGTGACCGGGACGATGACCATCCCGGTCGGCCGGGTGCGCAAGCTGGCGATGGGGCCGGAGTACCTCGGCGCCTTCACCATCGGCGACCAGCTCCTGTGGGGCGCGGCCGAGCCGCTGCGCCGCATGCTGCGCATCCTGCTCGACGCGTGA